Proteins from one Thalassophryne amazonica chromosome 20, fThaAma1.1, whole genome shotgun sequence genomic window:
- the LOC117501502 gene encoding zinc finger transcription factor Trps1-like encodes MLDIVERVVVRAEDDSLVGYSIPVQASSDSASWAGEAGRGSVQAYYWCKFCSWSCEWAGGSSKLIEHYEERHRMSTGGTMSPNNSNPPRPDRERAVRRDEHAASKSKKDLQSNSSSTSKGDLNSSESEAVVTSYNCQLCDFRYSMAHSADVIVVAPLLLHYQHNHSIQRCCIQHCMYCPQGLCQPHKHLGEVSHPFACRKPTCAKCCSRFPQSIKQQDAIASKPATATSPSMTPPTPRSDPGRILLQPFILLAPRTLLSLKLPYPHQPQGGAPHVKAEEDTGGEKEGGGARGGEREFPCSKCHFITEVEEEIFRHYSTHVPQCSGHQQLGKGKVVPTFHLTVAEGNFEVRMDRFLAQDMNLE; translated from the exons ATGCTTGACATCGTGGAGCGAGTGGTAGTGAGAGCGGAAGACGACTCCCTAGTCGGGTACTCCATCCCAGTTCAGGCATCTTCAGACTCTGCAAGTTGGGCAGGGGAAGCAGGTCGCGGCTCAGTGCAGGCATATTATTGGTGTAAATTCTGCAGCTGGAGTTGCGAGTGGGCAGGGGGTTCTTCAAAGCTCATAGAGCACTACGAGGAAAGGCATAGAATGAGCACTGGAGGTACAATGAGCCCCAATAACTCCAATCCCCCGCGGCCGGACCGAGAGAGAGCAGTGAGAAGAGATGAACACGCTGCATCCAAAAGCAAAAAAGATCTACAATCAAACTCATCGAGCACCAGCAAAG GAGACCTAAACAGCAGTGAATCAGAGGCAGTCGTGACCAGTTACAACTGTCAGCTCTGTGATTTCCGATACTCAATGGCCCACAGTGCAGATGTGATTGTCGTAGCACCGTTGCTTCTGCACTACCAGCACAACCACTCCATCCAACGGTGCTGCATTCAGCACTGCATGTATTGTCCACAGGGACTCTGCCAGCCACACAAACACCTGGGAGAG GTGTCCCACCCGTTTGCTTGTCGGAAACCCACCTGCGCCAAGTGCTGCTCCAGATTTCCTCAGTCCATCAAACAACAAGATGCCATAGCTTCGAAACCTGCTACTGCCACTTCACCCAGCATGACCCCTCCTACTCCCAGAAGTGACCCCGGCAGGATTCTGCTTCAACCTTTCATTCTCCTAGCTCCTCGCACCCTGTTGTCTCTCAAG CTGCCATACCCTCATCAACCTCAAGGGGGCGCCCCGCACGTCAAGGCTGAGGAGGACACCGGGGGAGAGAAGGAAGGAGGGGGGGCACGAGGAGGGGAGAGAGAGTTCCCTTGTTCAAAGTGTCACTTCATCACAGAAGTGGAAGAGGAGATTTTTAGACACTACAG TACACATGTGCCTCAGTGTTCTGGACACCAGCAACTGGGAAAGGGCAAGGtggtgcccacatttcacctaacTGTAGCAGAGGGTAACTTTgaggtgaggatggaccggtTTTTGGCCCAGGACATGAACCTAGAGTAG